The Ipomoea triloba cultivar NCNSP0323 chromosome 14, ASM357664v1 region aaatatattggtATGTCTGGTTGCATATATTATCTCGTACACCTTGaaaattctttatttatatgCATAGAATTGAAGATGGGTTGTCAtagttaataattatatatacaagttaGTAATATTCACTTTGTCCTAGATTTTCGTGAACTATAAAAtatcttcttgatttgagttaattaattatggaCAATTTAgacttatttatttttctgtGATTTTTTACTGGTTAGAGTCACAAGCAGAATTTACCCTGCACATTTTCAAGTAGTAATTAGGAGTTTTCCTTGTGGTTCGTGCATATATTGCACCTAAAAGTTTATACAATTAAAGCatatgttccatctcaactaaaagccggTTGTGATATAAAATTGTATGTGATTCATCTCAAAAAGTTTAATATGATAGTTGaatacacatttatgtttacttTTTTCATACTTGAAAATCATGAGTTTGATTATATGCTCGACGGggataaattaaagatgaattTGTTGGTTGAGTGCAGGTGGTGGACTTGCAAGAACAGCTGATTTCTCTAAAGAAACTAGCAGCTAATCAGAGCAACTTGAACGATTCCATGGCTTCTGCAGCAAACCCTAATGATAGATCCAATAATAATGTAACGATTCCATCATCCCTGCAAGACGTTCACAACTGGTTTCACTACTCACAAAACCCCACCGCCATGGCCGCCGCAGAGTTTTACCCAGCAGCAAGCTCAAACGCCTGCAACAATGGCGGAAACTTGCAGCCTGCAGCAATTTATTACTCTAATATCAACGAAAACCCTATATATATGGggactaatattaatattagcaACAATAATTATAGCTACGCAGATGCTTCTTCTTCGTCGATGGATGATCTTCAGTCTGCGGCCTTCAGATTCCTTCATCATTGATTAGATTCAGAGGgatatgatatatatacacacacacacgatcAATTAGGGATTTCATCAGTTTTTCAAGAAATACATCTTTGATATGATGTGATGAAGAAGAATTGAATTTTGTATTGTCGTTGCAGTAATCTGCAGACTTTAGAATGGAaggatatgatgatgatgacatgGATTAATTTCTATATGTTTTGTCACAAATTAAATGAGATTAGCATATATAAGATGATGAAACACTTATCATCAGCCAAAAGTTAGAACTTATAAGTAACAATGAATGCACGACTTAATATTTTGGGATGAGTTAAATAGACTCTTCAACTATAggttaaaatgtaattaaattattaaacttaaaaaaaaaaaaagttccaattagataccttattaactcattttaatgtaaagttttaaaaaaatcaagggTGGAAGAGAAGCCAGTAATTTTCTCTGTCCAATAGTTAGACGAAAAAGTCAGGCAAGCTTTTTCGTCCGGTTAAACAGAGAAGTCATGGCAAGCTTCTCCGTCACACTAGACCAAGAAACATGGCTAGCTTCCCTGTCTAGTTGGACGGAGGACCCAAGTCGGCTTCTTTGTTCAACTGGACGCAGAAATCAGGTAAGCTTCTCTGTCTAAGTGGACAGAAGAGTCAGGTCAGCGTCTCTATCCAACTAGACGAAGAAGCCATGGCCGGCAATGAATTCGAAGgtaattgtttttaaaaaattatttaatttatttgaattaaaaatattttttataaaattttaattaattttttaattaaaaaatacttttttatcGGTTACCTTTAATTTGGTAATTAACCTAATTGcataaaaatatgagttaaaGTACCTAATTggaatttttcttaatttaaggGTTCAATTACATTTTAACCTATAGTTGAATGACCTATTTAACTCTtatcctttatttctttatatttatttaatagtgTTACATACATTTTGTATAGCAAAATATTAGACTTAGTACTCCAAACTTTTGCTCAACCTTATACATATACCTAAAAACCCTAttatttcttcccaaactccATCCCTACTATTATTAATATGATGACTATATGAGCTGATAGATCTAGCTATCCTAGGGTTTTCCCCAAATTGGTATAAAAAGCCTATATATTATGACCATATCCGGCCGGCCTATTGTTGCTTTCATGATTGAGGGGTGTAATTACCTTAATTAGCTTGAATACAAGGATGTGTTTTTCACCCTTTTTATTCTTCATTACTACTTTTAGTATGTAGTAGTGTAGTATTCACAAGCTATTTTTAAATACGATGGAAAAACAAAACTCAATTTACAAAAATTGTGGTTGTGCCACTCCTACTCTCCTACATAATTAGTATTTAAAGGTTCAGAGGTCTGGTGTTGTACTTGAAAGAATGACGATAGAGTGATTTTTATACAAGTTCGATCATTGTTAATACTCTCAATTTAATCCGTTAATCGTCTTATATAATTTACGAACTATTACAAGTTATTACGCATGGGCGTCGGtcgggttggccgagttcaaccCCTGTTCGATTCGAGATGTAGCTTTGTGGCTTATCGGGACGTGGTTAAATGATTAAT contains the following coding sequences:
- the LOC116004123 gene encoding LOB domain-containing protein 29-like, yielding MTGSGSPCGACKFLRRKCVKGCVFAPYFCHEQGAAHFAAIHKVFGASNVAKLLAHLPVSDRCEAAVTISYEAQARLQDPIYGCVSHIFALQQQVVDLQEQLISLKKLAANQSNLNDSMASAANPNDRSNNNVTIPSSLQDVHNWFHYSQNPTAMAAAEFYPAASSNACNNGGNLQPAAIYYSNINENPIYMGTNINISNNNYSYADASSSSMDDLQSAAFRFLHH